A single window of Leptolyngbya ohadii IS1 DNA harbors:
- a CDS encoding GPW/gp25 family protein → MADPILTHPDFTNLQTWWQSKLTQGEAVLTSNVIDSLWWQFKLFGSGIVQDIAELDQAIKIVLSTPIGSDIHRPEFSSGIWQYIDYPIPRATPFVVRESTSAVETWEPRVTLDSVTVQKYSPGIQSIAVNATWTIADSDTTGQTEVAVG, encoded by the coding sequence ATGGCAGACCCCATTCTCACCCATCCCGATTTCACAAACCTCCAGACCTGGTGGCAAAGCAAGCTCACCCAGGGCGAAGCAGTTTTGACTAGCAACGTCATAGATTCTCTGTGGTGGCAATTCAAGCTATTCGGCAGTGGCATAGTCCAAGACATCGCCGAACTTGACCAAGCGATCAAGATTGTCCTCAGCACTCCGATCGGCTCAGACATCCATCGCCCTGAGTTCAGCAGCGGCATCTGGCAGTACATCGACTACCCCATTCCCAGAGCCACGCCGTTTGTGGTGAGGGAATCGACGAGTGCCGTGGAAACCTGGGAGCCGCGAGTAACGCTGGATTCGGTGACAGTGCAGAAATATAGTCCAGGGATTCAGAGCATTGCCGTGAATGCGACCTGGACAATCGCCGATAGCGACACGACCGGACAGACGGAGGTGGCAGTTGGTTAA
- a CDS encoding baseplate assembly protein, protein MVNSSNLSRPNFINRSPDTVEAEIIALWEAIAQKPLFPAQAERLLLNLITYREALLRMGIQYAAEQNLVNYATGTNLDQLGELVATPRLAAAAATTTLQFTKLANFLNSSVVVPSGTLITTASGIVFSTNSSLTIGVGTSSGTVLATCTTPGITGNGFTTNQVSQFFSTPIVGILSIGNTSTTSGGADIETDDRYRARVKLAPERFSVAGSVGAYRFYTLSVSQTIIDASVLQPARGQVKVYPLTSTGAPSQALLNQVTAALTPDTVRPLTDDVEVLAPTADNYSIVASLTVLTTADPAIVLANATAAANAYIAERRSKLGNDIVRSQIIAALSVAGVKEVSLTQPAANIDVQLSEFANNTGLTLTIAGSAAA, encoded by the coding sequence TTGGTTAATTCCTCAAACCTATCCAGACCGAACTTCATCAACCGATCGCCCGATACAGTTGAGGCGGAAATCATTGCCCTGTGGGAGGCGATCGCCCAAAAGCCCCTCTTCCCTGCTCAGGCGGAGAGATTGCTCCTAAACCTGATCACCTACAGAGAGGCACTGCTCAGAATGGGCATCCAGTATGCCGCTGAGCAGAACTTGGTGAATTACGCGACCGGGACCAACCTGGATCAGCTTGGTGAACTGGTAGCCACTCCCCGGCTCGCAGCCGCCGCCGCGACGACTACCCTCCAATTCACGAAGCTAGCGAATTTTCTCAATAGCTCGGTCGTCGTTCCATCCGGGACACTCATCACCACGGCATCGGGCATCGTCTTTAGTACCAACAGCAGCCTGACGATCGGGGTAGGAACTAGCAGTGGCACAGTGCTTGCTACTTGCACAACTCCCGGTATTACCGGGAATGGCTTCACGACCAACCAGGTGAGCCAGTTCTTCAGCACTCCGATCGTCGGCATCCTATCTATAGGCAACACTTCCACCACCAGCGGGGGAGCTGACATAGAAACGGACGATCGCTATCGGGCACGGGTAAAACTTGCGCCGGAGCGGTTCTCGGTCGCTGGAAGTGTTGGGGCATATAGGTTCTACACGCTCTCAGTCAGCCAGACCATCATTGATGCTTCGGTGTTGCAGCCAGCACGGGGGCAGGTGAAGGTCTATCCGCTCACTTCAACTGGGGCACCCTCTCAGGCTCTACTCAACCAAGTCACAGCAGCGCTGACACCAGATACAGTTCGCCCACTGACGGACGATGTGGAGGTGTTGGCTCCGACGGCTGACAACTATTCGATCGTCGCTTCGCTGACTGTGCTGACCACAGCAGATCCGGCGATCGTGCTGGCTAATGCGACGGCTGCGGCGAATGCCTACATTGCAGAACGGCGATCGAAGTTGGGCAACGACATCGTGAGAAGCCAGATCATTGCAGCCCTGAGTGTTGCAGGGGTAAAAGAAGTCAGCCTGACCCAGCCGGCTGCAAATATTGACGTGCAGCTATCGGAGTTTGCCAACAATACCGGGCTGACGCTGACGATCGCCGGGAGTGCTGCTGCATGA
- a CDS encoding phage tail protein, translating into MSLLPPSVQDERFLTLEKLVERLQAIDLTVLAIYDLDTVSESALYDLADQFNVLGLRGWTLASTTAQRRALIKEAIQLHQKAGTGYAIRRSLTLVGYPNATIEENPPMRYDGSWSYDGQERYEGKRMYGFIVTLDATQSQVSTDRITLIIGLINEWKNARSRLLDLRIGSVSLFFNLLIYDGTWAFNGSQTFDGVKNLSILEDNFTNASNVNIANHSPTFSQPGFTYSNYGENPGARVNGGVLTLASQPVSAPISGQNYRASLTVTIPTGGGFVLLLRRNTQAGEDVRVVMLTTAALRVEQYPGGTVLATASGYTPPANTPLLVEAVLRGASLTVRVGGITRINISTVTVNSGTAIELVGGSAVIDSLVVQQEV; encoded by the coding sequence ATGAGCCTTTTGCCTCCCTCAGTTCAGGATGAGCGGTTTCTCACGCTTGAGAAATTGGTGGAACGGCTCCAGGCGATCGACTTGACCGTACTGGCGATCTACGACCTGGATACGGTGAGCGAATCGGCACTCTACGACCTGGCTGACCAGTTCAACGTGCTGGGCTTGCGGGGCTGGACGCTGGCAAGCACAACGGCACAGCGGCGGGCACTGATTAAGGAAGCAATTCAGCTTCACCAGAAGGCAGGGACAGGGTATGCCATCCGGCGATCGCTGACGCTGGTGGGATACCCAAATGCGACGATCGAAGAAAATCCACCCATGCGCTACGACGGCTCATGGAGCTACGACGGGCAGGAGCGGTACGAAGGGAAGCGGATGTATGGCTTCATCGTGACCCTGGACGCAACCCAATCTCAGGTATCGACCGATCGCATCACGCTAATCATCGGGCTGATTAATGAGTGGAAGAATGCCCGGAGCCGCTTGCTGGACTTGCGAATTGGCAGCGTTTCGCTATTCTTCAATCTGCTGATCTACGACGGTACATGGGCATTTAACGGGTCGCAGACGTTCGACGGAGTAAAAAATCTGTCGATCCTGGAAGACAATTTCACGAACGCCTCAAACGTGAATATTGCTAACCACTCTCCCACCTTCTCCCAGCCTGGGTTCACTTACTCAAACTACGGCGAGAATCCAGGGGCACGGGTGAATGGGGGTGTGCTGACACTTGCGTCTCAACCCGTTTCCGCCCCTATTTCAGGGCAAAACTACCGGGCAAGCTTGACGGTCACGATCCCGACAGGCGGCGGATTTGTGCTGCTACTGCGGCGAAATACACAGGCGGGAGAGGACGTGCGAGTGGTAATGCTGACCACCGCTGCTCTGCGGGTAGAGCAATATCCAGGCGGGACAGTGCTGGCAACGGCATCGGGCTACACTCCCCCTGCCAATACTCCGCTTCTGGTAGAGGCGGTGCTTAGAGGGGCAAGCCTGACGGTGCGAGTGGGCGGTATTACCCGGATCAACATCTCCACGGTCACGGTCAACAGCGGCACGGCGATCGAGCTGGTAGGCGGCAGTGCAGTGATCGATTCTTTGGTTGTTCAGCAGGAGGTCTAA
- a CDS encoding acetoacetate decarboxylase family protein, which translates to MSYPSTPWQLQGYALQTLNLIDIDRVRPLIPSELEIIPVFPGKTIGGVYLSAYKSGSVLQYNELIVVSGLIYHAGTIGGWVSHIYVDNPDSIAGGREIWGLPKEYAEFKWQQGEQLSVEVTQGEDVLCRCRCTWKLPGLPLALSAPVFSVKDTKLLLFEGQTNSPIHIAGVDLQIPESSPFAWLNIGQPWLGAYVEPLFLKVNAPRVIQERSRSFSYS; encoded by the coding sequence ATGTCCTATCCTTCTACGCCCTGGCAACTTCAAGGTTACGCACTGCAAACCCTCAACCTGATAGATATCGATCGCGTTCGTCCACTCATCCCGTCGGAACTGGAAATCATCCCGGTATTTCCCGGTAAGACGATCGGCGGCGTTTATCTCTCTGCCTACAAAAGCGGATCGGTGCTGCAATACAACGAACTGATTGTCGTCAGCGGTCTGATTTACCACGCGGGCACAATTGGCGGCTGGGTGTCTCATATTTATGTGGATAATCCAGACTCGATCGCAGGTGGACGGGAAATTTGGGGACTGCCGAAGGAATATGCCGAATTCAAATGGCAGCAGGGTGAACAGCTTAGCGTCGAAGTCACCCAGGGCGAGGATGTGCTATGTCGCTGTCGCTGCACGTGGAAACTGCCGGGATTACCGTTGGCGTTGAGCGCCCCGGTGTTTAGCGTCAAGGATACCAAGCTGCTGCTGTTTGAAGGGCAAACGAATAGCCCAATTCACATTGCGGGAGTTGATCTGCAAATTCCCGAAAGCAGTCCCTTTGCCTGGCTCAATATTGGTCAGCCCTGGCTTGGCGCTTATGTCGAACCACTGTTCCTCAAGGTGAATGCGCCGCGAGTAATTCAGGAACGTTCGCGATCGTTTAGCTATTCGTAA
- a CDS encoding zinc-dependent alcohol dehydrogenase, giving the protein MKAACWHGPMDVRVETVPDPKILNPRDAIIKVTATTICGSDLHIYDGYIPSMMPGDIIGHEFMGEVMEIGPAVKKLKVGDRVVVSSIIGCGGCFFCQQQKWSLCDNSNKNGWMQEPLFGFGTSGIFGYSHLFGGYAGSQAEYIRVPFADLGCAVVPDGIADEKILPLSDAFPTGYMGADLCDIQPGDIVAVWGAGPVGQFAMISAYMLGAERVIAIDRFPERLELAKTFAKADTINYEEVDAGDALKEMTGGRGPDCCIDAVGLEAHGMGVEGLYDRAKQLVRLETDRPNVIRQMIVSCRKGGTVSIMGVYSGFMDKLPMGAAMNKGLTLKMGQMFGQKYMPMLVDRVANGEVDPSRVFTHHLSLEETKRGYEMFKHKQDGCIKVFIKP; this is encoded by the coding sequence ATGAAAGCTGCCTGTTGGCATGGTCCAATGGACGTGCGCGTGGAAACCGTGCCCGATCCAAAAATTCTCAATCCGCGTGATGCGATCATCAAAGTCACAGCAACCACCATCTGCGGTTCTGACCTGCACATCTACGATGGCTATATTCCCTCAATGATGCCCGGTGACATCATCGGACACGAATTCATGGGAGAAGTCATGGAGATCGGTCCTGCGGTGAAAAAGCTGAAGGTAGGCGATCGCGTCGTCGTTTCCTCAATTATTGGCTGCGGCGGCTGTTTCTTCTGTCAGCAGCAAAAATGGTCGCTCTGCGATAACTCGAACAAGAACGGCTGGATGCAGGAGCCTTTGTTCGGCTTCGGCACGTCGGGCATTTTCGGCTACTCCCATCTGTTCGGCGGCTATGCTGGTTCGCAGGCGGAATACATTCGCGTTCCCTTTGCGGATCTGGGCTGCGCGGTCGTCCCCGATGGCATTGCCGATGAGAAAATCCTGCCCCTGTCTGACGCTTTTCCCACGGGATACATGGGCGCGGATCTGTGCGACATTCAGCCCGGTGATATTGTTGCGGTCTGGGGTGCAGGTCCGGTCGGTCAGTTTGCCATGATCAGTGCCTATATGCTGGGCGCAGAGCGGGTAATCGCAATCGATCGATTCCCGGAACGCTTAGAGCTGGCAAAAACCTTCGCCAAAGCCGACACCATCAACTATGAAGAGGTTGACGCAGGCGACGCACTCAAGGAAATGACCGGCGGACGCGGACCCGACTGCTGTATTGATGCGGTTGGTCTGGAAGCGCACGGGATGGGCGTAGAAGGTCTGTACGATCGGGCAAAACAGCTTGTCCGTCTGGAAACCGATCGCCCCAACGTGATCCGCCAGATGATTGTGTCCTGCCGCAAAGGTGGCACGGTATCCATTATGGGCGTGTATAGCGGCTTCATGGACAAACTGCCGATGGGAGCTGCAATGAACAAAGGTCTGACGCTGAAGATGGGTCAGATGTTTGGACAAAAGTATATGCCGATGCTGGTCGATCGGGTGGCAAACGGAGAAGTCGATCCGTCGCGTGTGTTTACCCATCATTTGTCCCTGGAGGAAACAAAGCGGGGCTATGAGATGTTTAAGCACAAGCAGGATGGCTGTATCAAGGTGTTTATTAAGCCTTAA
- a CDS encoding zinc-dependent alcohol dehydrogenase → MRAVCWHGPLDVRVDNVPDPKILNPRDAIIKITSTAICGSDLHFYDGYIPSMMPGDIVGHEFMGEIVEVGPAVKNLKIGDRVIIPFPISCGNCFFCRKEQWSLCDNSNHQAHLIEPLYGTSPAALFGYSHFFGGYAGGQAEYARVPFADVGPFKVPDHLSDDQVLFLTDVLATGYMGAENCNIQPGDTVAVWGCGAVGLFAIKSAILLGAERVIAIDRFPERLEKAAMMGAHEIINYEEIDPGEALKEMTGGRGPDACIDAVGMEAHGIGPEGVYDKVKQAVRMETDRPYVLRQAIVACRKGGTVSLPGVYGGFVDKIPIGAAMNKGLTFKMGQTHVHKYLPTLLSHIENGDIDPTIVISHHLPLDDAPRGYEIFKHKRENCTKIVLKP, encoded by the coding sequence ATGAGAGCTGTCTGCTGGCACGGTCCTTTAGATGTTCGGGTCGATAATGTGCCCGATCCAAAAATTCTCAATCCGCGTGATGCGATTATCAAAATTACATCCACAGCAATTTGCGGATCGGATCTTCACTTTTATGACGGATACATTCCCTCAATGATGCCCGGCGATATTGTCGGACATGAATTCATGGGAGAGATTGTAGAAGTCGGTCCTGCGGTCAAAAATTTGAAAATTGGCGATCGCGTCATCATTCCCTTCCCCATCTCCTGCGGCAACTGTTTCTTTTGTCGGAAGGAGCAATGGTCGCTTTGCGATAACTCCAACCATCAGGCGCACCTGATCGAACCGCTCTACGGAACCTCTCCGGCGGCGCTGTTTGGCTACTCGCACTTCTTTGGCGGCTATGCCGGGGGACAGGCGGAATACGCGCGGGTTCCCTTTGCGGATGTGGGTCCGTTCAAAGTGCCCGATCACCTCAGCGACGATCAGGTTTTGTTCCTGACAGATGTGCTGGCAACGGGCTACATGGGCGCAGAAAACTGCAATATTCAGCCCGGAGATACGGTTGCGGTTTGGGGATGCGGTGCAGTCGGACTGTTTGCGATCAAGAGTGCCATTCTGCTGGGTGCGGAAAGGGTGATTGCGATCGATCGATTCCCGGAACGGCTGGAAAAAGCTGCGATGATGGGCGCGCACGAAATCATCAACTACGAAGAAATCGATCCGGGCGAAGCTCTGAAGGAAATGACGGGTGGACGCGGACCCGATGCCTGTATTGATGCGGTCGGCATGGAGGCACACGGAATCGGACCTGAAGGCGTCTACGACAAAGTGAAGCAGGCGGTGCGGATGGAAACCGATCGTCCCTATGTGCTGCGTCAGGCGATCGTCGCTTGTCGGAAGGGCGGTACAGTGTCGCTGCCCGGTGTGTATGGCGGCTTTGTGGACAAAATTCCAATCGGTGCGGCGATGAACAAAGGTCTGACCTTCAAGATGGGACAAACCCACGTTCACAAGTATCTGCCTACCCTGCTGTCCCACATTGAGAATGGCGATATCGACCCCACGATCGTCATTTCTCACCATCTGCCGCTGGATGATGCGCCGCGTGGCTATGAGATCTTCAAGCACAAGCGCGAAAACTGCACCAAGATTGTTCTGAAGCCGTAG
- a CDS encoding SRPBCC family protein has translation METVSGGNQENQPQNPQGVSDAEKWGSLITGGAMVLMGLSQRSLRGALMAMAGGAMAYHGATADKSLTDKVADATGLGKGIKVEKTVTIINKTPEELYEFWHNFENLPTFMKHLKSVTVTSPTRSHWVTSAPFGTEVEWDAEIVADQPNKLIAWASVEGSQVDNSGFVRFQPGPPGRGTEVKVVMEYNPPGGVVGAAIAKLFGEEAEQQIGDELRRFKMLMEAGEIATTEGQPSGRK, from the coding sequence ATGGAAACTGTATCAGGTGGAAATCAGGAAAATCAGCCGCAAAATCCGCAGGGCGTAAGCGATGCCGAAAAATGGGGTTCGCTGATTACGGGCGGCGCAATGGTGCTGATGGGATTGAGCCAGCGATCGCTGCGGGGTGCGCTAATGGCAATGGCAGGGGGCGCAATGGCGTACCACGGTGCAACTGCGGATAAGAGCCTCACGGACAAGGTGGCAGACGCAACGGGCTTGGGCAAGGGCATCAAGGTCGAGAAGACGGTAACTATCATCAACAAAACGCCGGAAGAACTGTACGAGTTCTGGCACAACTTTGAGAATTTGCCCACGTTCATGAAGCACCTGAAATCGGTGACGGTGACGAGTCCAACGCGATCGCACTGGGTGACCAGCGCACCGTTTGGGACGGAAGTGGAATGGGACGCTGAGATCGTGGCAGACCAGCCCAATAAGCTGATTGCCTGGGCATCGGTGGAAGGGTCGCAGGTGGACAATTCCGGCTTTGTGCGGTTCCAGCCCGGACCTCCCGGACGCGGAACGGAAGTGAAAGTGGTGATGGAATACAATCCTCCCGGTGGTGTCGTGGGTGCAGCGATCGCCAAACTGTTTGGGGAAGAGGCAGAACAGCAAATTGGCGATGAGCTGCGCCGCTTCAAGATGCTGATGGAAGCTGGAGAAATCGCGACGACAGAGGGTCAGCCTTCGGGTCGGAAGTAG
- a CDS encoding SDR family oxidoreductase gives MTTFQLKPINQQVVAVVGASSGIGRSTALKFAGRGAKVVVASRSQPGLDSLVDEIRAAGGDAVAVVADVADFAQVRSIAEKAVQQYGRLDTWVHAAATGLFARFEQIQPEEFKRVIEVNLLGQVYGAMVALPHLKQTGQGAFISVSSVEARRSLPLQSPYSSSKHGLQGFLDAMRVELKHDGVPVSVTEIMPSTINTPFYNKGKTKLGVKPQGVPPYYHPDQVADAILYAAEHQTRDLIVGDSGRVLDFIQRLSPALGDFLVQMIAVEGQHTPTTKYEDDPNNLYEPISGSGYDRIEGDFGGAMIPSFLEVLDFNPVIKWGTAAGIGALMILATGLLGGRENG, from the coding sequence ATGACTACATTCCAACTCAAGCCCATTAATCAGCAGGTTGTTGCTGTGGTCGGTGCATCCAGCGGCATCGGGCGATCGACTGCGCTCAAGTTTGCCGGACGGGGCGCAAAGGTCGTCGTGGCATCCCGGAGCCAGCCCGGACTGGATTCCCTCGTGGATGAAATTCGAGCGGCAGGGGGCGATGCCGTTGCGGTGGTTGCGGACGTGGCGGACTTTGCCCAGGTGCGATCGATCGCCGAAAAAGCCGTGCAGCAGTATGGACGTCTGGATACCTGGGTTCATGCAGCCGCAACCGGACTATTTGCCCGCTTTGAGCAAATTCAGCCGGAAGAATTCAAGCGGGTGATCGAGGTGAATCTGCTGGGTCAGGTCTATGGCGCAATGGTGGCGTTGCCCCACCTCAAGCAGACGGGACAGGGCGCGTTTATTTCGGTTTCCTCTGTGGAAGCAAGACGATCGCTGCCGTTGCAGAGTCCCTATTCCTCATCGAAGCACGGGCTACAGGGCTTCCTGGACGCAATGCGGGTGGAACTCAAGCACGATGGCGTTCCCGTCAGCGTTACCGAAATTATGCCCTCGACGATCAACACGCCGTTCTACAACAAGGGCAAAACCAAGCTGGGCGTGAAGCCGCAGGGTGTTCCCCCTTACTACCATCCCGATCAAGTGGCAGATGCCATTCTCTATGCTGCGGAGCATCAAACCCGCGATTTGATTGTGGGCGATTCCGGTCGCGTTCTGGACTTCATTCAGCGGCTCTCTCCGGCACTGGGCGATTTCCTGGTGCAAATGATTGCCGTGGAGGGACAGCACACACCCACTACGAAGTATGAGGACGATCCGAACAATCTATACGAGCCAATTTCTGGATCGGGCTATGACCGGATCGAAGGCGACTTTGGCGGTGCAATGATTCCCAGTTTCCTGGAAGTTCTGGATTTTAATCCGGTGATCAAATGGGGAACGGCGGCGGGAATTGGTGCGCTGATGATTTTGGCAACGGGTTTGTTAGGAGGAAGAGAGAACGGGTAG
- a CDS encoding pirin family protein, translating to MITLRSAQARGSANFGWLDSRHTFSFGEYFDPNHMGFANLRVINEDKVAPGQGFATHGHRDMEIVSYVLEGALEHKDSIGTGSVIRPGDVQRMSAGTGILHSEYNASQTEPVHFLQIWILPESKGIAPGYEQKTFSDAEKQGQLRLVGSRDGRDGSITIHQDANLYAALLQDGDEVSHRFEKGRVAWLQVARGTVQLNDRLLSAGDGAAISDEDLITLRGTSDRAEVLMFDMAA from the coding sequence ATGATTACGCTTCGTTCTGCTCAAGCCCGCGGTTCTGCTAACTTCGGCTGGCTCGATAGCCGCCATACTTTCTCCTTTGGTGAATATTTCGATCCCAATCACATGGGGTTTGCCAATCTGCGCGTGATCAACGAGGACAAAGTTGCGCCCGGTCAGGGTTTTGCCACCCACGGACATCGCGATATGGAAATTGTTTCCTACGTCCTGGAAGGGGCATTGGAACACAAAGACAGCATCGGCACCGGGTCAGTCATTCGTCCGGGGGATGTGCAGCGGATGTCGGCGGGAACGGGCATCTTGCACAGTGAATACAATGCATCCCAAACGGAACCCGTTCACTTTCTGCAAATCTGGATTCTGCCCGAATCTAAGGGCATTGCTCCGGGCTACGAACAAAAAACCTTCAGCGATGCGGAAAAACAAGGTCAACTCCGCTTAGTCGGTTCGCGGGATGGTCGGGATGGATCAATTACCATTCACCAGGATGCCAATCTTTATGCTGCACTCCTGCAAGATGGCGATGAAGTGAGCCACCGTTTTGAGAAAGGTCGCGTGGCATGGCTGCAAGTTGCACGGGGAACAGTGCAGTTAAACGATCGCCTATTATCTGCGGGGGATGGGGCAGCCATTTCTGATGAAGATCTGATTACGCTGCGAGGAACGTCCGATCGGGCAGAAGTGCTGATGTTCGATATGGCGGCATAG
- a CDS encoding LysR family transcriptional regulator: MDKFDSIRAFTQVVNSGGFAAAAREMGLSRSAVNKLVIALEDELGVQLLHRSTRVVTPSEAGLAFYERCVEILASLEEAERSIAQLHDEPRGRLRINAPMSFGTMVLAPALADFLAQYPDLQVQLTLSDRFIDPIEEGFDVTVRIAEPQESASLIIKPLATVERILCAAPAYLETHGAPQTIDELRHHSCLHYGQLAIENQWTLIGAAEVQTIPVKGVLCSNNGEVLREAAVRGLGITVLPAFIVAQELQQGTLQRVLPDYQASELAISVIYPVNRHLSTKVRLLTDFLQERFGQPG, translated from the coding sequence ATGGATAAATTTGACAGCATTCGTGCTTTTACACAGGTCGTTAATTCTGGAGGCTTTGCAGCAGCAGCACGGGAAATGGGACTGTCGCGATCGGCAGTCAATAAACTCGTCATTGCCCTGGAGGATGAATTAGGTGTACAGCTGTTGCACCGCAGCACGCGAGTTGTTACCCCCTCGGAAGCTGGACTGGCATTCTATGAACGCTGTGTCGAAATTTTGGCAAGCCTGGAGGAAGCTGAGCGATCGATTGCCCAACTGCACGACGAGCCACGGGGACGGCTTCGCATCAATGCCCCCATGTCCTTTGGCACAATGGTTCTGGCTCCGGCACTGGCGGATTTTCTTGCCCAGTATCCCGACCTTCAGGTACAGCTAACCCTCAGCGATCGCTTTATTGACCCGATAGAAGAAGGCTTTGATGTCACGGTACGTATCGCCGAGCCGCAGGAAAGCGCCAGCCTGATCATCAAGCCCCTGGCGACTGTCGAACGAATTCTTTGCGCTGCGCCCGCCTACCTGGAAACCCACGGGGCTCCTCAAACGATCGACGAACTGCGCCACCACTCCTGCCTGCACTACGGGCAGCTGGCGATCGAAAATCAGTGGACGCTAATCGGTGCAGCGGAAGTGCAAACAATTCCCGTCAAGGGGGTGCTTTGTTCCAATAACGGAGAGGTGCTGAGGGAAGCAGCCGTGCGCGGCTTAGGCATTACAGTTTTGCCAGCCTTCATTGTGGCGCAGGAGCTTCAGCAGGGAACGCTGCAACGGGTATTGCCCGATTACCAGGCGTCTGAACTTGCTATTTCAGTCATTTATCCGGTTAATCGTCACCTTTCTACCAAAGTCCGGCTGCTGACTGACTTTCTCCAGGAGCGCTTTGGTCAGCCTGGATGA
- a CDS encoding glycosyltransferase: MVNQYPKVSHSFIRREIAEIESCGITVLRYSMRSCRAELVDRRDQKEAELTRTLLEENRLTLLFSLLWTLFTQPIAALRTLGLAWKLGWQSDRGILHYLIYWAEACILCHWLTKAGVQHIHAHFGTNPATVAMLCSNLSGLSYSFTIHGPEEFDKIAPLHIVEKIKRATFVATVSSFGKSQLLRWCDQSQWSKIHVIHCGVDQDFLAQPVQPVPAVPRLVCVGRLCEDKGQLLLLEAVHQLVAEGVSVKLALVGDGNLRQQIEAAIDQWNLQDHIEITGWMSNLSVQQEILASRVFVLPSFSEGLPVAIMEALALHRPVISTYTAGIPELVVPGVCGWLVPAGSVETLKAAIRAALQSPIEVLEAMGQAGAEQVAQHHNIAIEARKLAALFGAKIPQPEPSFSLSDRRLSC; this comes from the coding sequence TTGGTCAATCAATACCCCAAGGTGAGCCATAGCTTTATCCGACGCGAAATTGCGGAAATTGAGTCCTGTGGCATCACAGTTCTGCGATATTCAATGCGCTCCTGTCGGGCTGAACTGGTAGACCGACGCGATCAGAAAGAGGCAGAGCTGACCCGGACTCTGCTGGAAGAGAATCGTCTAACGCTCTTGTTCAGTCTACTTTGGACGCTCTTTACGCAGCCGATCGCCGCACTGCGAACCTTGGGATTGGCTTGGAAACTGGGGTGGCAATCCGATCGGGGCATTCTGCACTATTTAATTTACTGGGCAGAAGCCTGCATCCTGTGTCACTGGTTAACCAAGGCAGGGGTTCAGCATATCCATGCCCATTTCGGCACGAATCCGGCAACCGTCGCGATGCTGTGTAGCAATCTCAGCGGTCTGTCCTACAGCTTCACCATTCATGGACCTGAGGAATTCGACAAAATTGCGCCGCTCCATATTGTCGAGAAAATTAAGCGGGCGACCTTTGTTGCAACGGTTAGTTCGTTTGGCAAAAGCCAGCTGCTCCGCTGGTGCGATCAGTCTCAGTGGTCAAAGATCCACGTAATCCACTGCGGCGTTGATCAGGACTTTTTAGCCCAGCCTGTCCAGCCCGTTCCGGCGGTTCCTCGTCTGGTTTGTGTGGGGCGGCTCTGTGAAGACAAAGGGCAACTGCTGCTGCTTGAGGCGGTGCATCAGCTGGTGGCAGAGGGGGTCTCAGTCAAGCTTGCTCTGGTGGGCGATGGGAATTTGCGGCAGCAGATTGAAGCGGCGATCGATCAGTGGAATCTGCAAGACCACATTGAAATCACCGGGTGGATGAGCAACCTGTCGGTGCAGCAGGAGATTTTAGCGTCGCGGGTGTTTGTGCTGCCCAGTTTCTCCGAGGGGTTGCCCGTCGCGATTATGGAAGCCCTGGCACTTCATCGTCCTGTGATTAGCACCTACACGGCTGGAATTCCGGAGCTGGTGGTTCCGGGGGTTTGTGGCTGGCTGGTGCCTGCTGGCTCAGTCGAAACGCTGAAGGCGGCAATTCGGGCTGCGCTCCAGTCTCCCATCGAAGTCTTAGAGGCAATGGGACAGGCGGGTGCAGAACAGGTGGCACAGCATCACAATATTGCGATCGAGGCACGCAAGCTGGCAGCGCTATTTGGGGCAAAGATTCCTCAGCCGGAGCCAAGTTTTTCCTTGAGCGATCGCAGGCTCTCCTGTTAA